In the Hordeum vulgare subsp. vulgare chromosome 7H, MorexV3_pseudomolecules_assembly, whole genome shotgun sequence genome, one interval contains:
- the LOC123410629 gene encoding protein-L-isoaspartate O-methyltransferase-like isoform X1 yields MSKRRAVLLLRERFRPCFLAHRGDRPTSIHRLQAASPRCSSVETSSSSSRASPRPQFLAMEVVRSIFSCFSSPRSHGLWSSGASDKNKAMVEQLQRYGVIKSTKVAEVMETIDRGLFVPPGGSPYFDSPMAIGYNATISAPHMHAACLELLEDHLQAGMRALDVGSGTGYLTACFALMVGPGGRAVGVEHIPELVASSTENIKKSSAAPQLNDGSLSIHIADGREGWPELAPYDCIHVGAAAPQIPEALIEQLKPGGRMVIPVGTIFQELKVVDKKQDGGVSIRDETSVRYVPLTSKDAQLHSN; encoded by the exons ATGAGCAAGAGGCGAGCCGTCTTGTTGTTACGGGAAAGATTCCGGCCCTGTTTCTTGGCGCACCGCGGCGACCGGCCGACGAGCATCCACCGTCTCCAAGCCGCCTCTCCTCGCTGCAGCAGCGTAGAGacttcttcctccagctccaGAGCCTCTCCGCGTCCACAGTTCCTCGCCATGGAGGTAGTCCGCTCCATCTTCTCCTGTTTCTCCTCGCCCCGCTCC CATGGATTGTGGTCAAGCGGAGCTAGCGACAAGAACAAGGCTATGGttgagcaactgcagagatatgGGGTAATCAAGTCGACCAAAGTTGCGGAGGTCATGGAGACCATCGATAGGGGTCTGTTTGTGCCTCCGGGTGGTTCTCCCTATTTTGATAGCCCAATGGCAATTGGCTACAATGCAACCATATCTGCGCCTCACATGCATGCTGCTTGCCTGGAGCTCCTGGAGGATCATCTGCAGGCTGGTATGCGGGCTCTGGATGTTGGATCAG GCACTGGGTACCTAACAGCTTGCTTTGCACTTATGGTTGGACCGGGAGGACGAGCAGTTGGTGTTGAACACATACCAGAGTTGGTTGCTTCTTCTACTGAAAACATCAAGAAAAGTTCAGCAGCCCCACAGCTGAATGATGGATCCCTCAGTATTCATATTGCTG ATGGTAGGGAAGGCTGGCCCGAGCTTGCACCATATGACTGCATCCATGTCGGAGCTGCAGCACCGCAGATTCCAGAGGCGCTAATCGAGCAGCTGAAGCCTGGTGGCAGAATGGTGATCCCGGTTGGGACCATCTTCCAGGAGCTGAAGGTGGTTGACAAGAAGCAAGATGGCGGTGTCAGCATAAGAGATGAGACGTCTGTGCGCTATGTGCCTCTCACCAGCAAGGATGCCCAGTTGCACTCAAATTGA
- the LOC123410630 gene encoding 28 kDa ribonucleoprotein, chloroplastic-like codes for MATSAMTLAMSAATEASLFHPAFAAQHKLAPASASLPLIFSRAPLLRSTRPRVPLTPLVTSSDAAEAGLDWADAEEAEETVTEEEPVVAASGGDAGYTAEPPEEAKVYVGNLPYDVDSERLAQLFDQAGVVEVAEVIYNRESGQSRGFGFVTMSTIEEADKAIEAFNRYDISGRLLNVNRAAQRGSRVERPPRQFASSFRAYVGNLPWQAEDSRLVQMFSEHGEVVNATIVYDRETGRSRGFGFVTMASKEDLDSAISALDGQEMDGRPLRVNVAAERPQRGF; via the exons ATGGCCACCTCCGCCATGACACTCGCCATGTCTGCGGCAACGGAGGCCTCGCTCTTCCACCCCGCGTTCGCCGCCCAACACAAGCTCGCCCCGGCGTCCGCCTCCCTCCCACTCATTTTCTCTCGCGCGCCGCTCCTCCGCTCCACCCGCCCCCGCGTCCCCCTTACGCCCCTCGTCACCTCCTCCGACGCCGCTGAGGCGGGCCTCGACTGGGCCGACGCGGAGGAAGCTGAAGagacggtgacggaggaggagcCCGTGGTGGCGGCCTCCGGTGGGGACGCGGGGTACACAGCGGAGCCGCCCGAGGAGGCCAAGGTGTACGTCGGGAACCTGCCGTATGATGTCGACAGCGAGCGGCTCGCCCAGCTCTTCGACCAGGCCGGTGTCGTCGAGGTCGCCGAG GTCATTTACAACAGAGAGTCAGGCCAGAGCCGTGGATTTGGATTTGTTACCATGAGTACTATTGAGGAAGCTGACAAAGCCATCGAGGCGTTTAACCGCTAC GACATCAGCGGAAGGCTTCTGAACGTAAACAGGGCAGCTCAAAGGGGCTCCCGTGTTGAGAGACCTCCTCGACAGTTTGCATCTTCTTTCAGGGCTTATGTTGGTAACCTGCCATGGCAAGCGGAAGACTCTAGGTTGGTGCAAATGTTCAGCGAGCATGGGGAAGTAGTTAATGCTACGATCGTGTATGACAGAGAAACTGGGCGTTCGCGAGGATTTGGTTTTGTAACTATGGCTTCAAAGGAGGATCTTGACAGTGCTATTTCAGCGCTTGATGGACAG GAGATGGATGGCCGCCCACTCCGAGTGAACGTTGCAGCAGAGAGACCACAGCGAGGGTTCTGA
- the LOC123410629 gene encoding protein-L-isoaspartate O-methyltransferase-like isoform X2: MSKRRAVLLLRERFRPCFLAHRGDRPTSIHRLQAASPRCSSVETSSSSSRASPRPQFLAMEHGLWSSGASDKNKAMVEQLQRYGVIKSTKVAEVMETIDRGLFVPPGGSPYFDSPMAIGYNATISAPHMHAACLELLEDHLQAGMRALDVGSGTGYLTACFALMVGPGGRAVGVEHIPELVASSTENIKKSSAAPQLNDGSLSIHIADGREGWPELAPYDCIHVGAAAPQIPEALIEQLKPGGRMVIPVGTIFQELKVVDKKQDGGVSIRDETSVRYVPLTSKDAQLHSN; the protein is encoded by the exons ATGAGCAAGAGGCGAGCCGTCTTGTTGTTACGGGAAAGATTCCGGCCCTGTTTCTTGGCGCACCGCGGCGACCGGCCGACGAGCATCCACCGTCTCCAAGCCGCCTCTCCTCGCTGCAGCAGCGTAGAGacttcttcctccagctccaGAGCCTCTCCGCGTCCACAGTTCCTCGCCATGGAG CATGGATTGTGGTCAAGCGGAGCTAGCGACAAGAACAAGGCTATGGttgagcaactgcagagatatgGGGTAATCAAGTCGACCAAAGTTGCGGAGGTCATGGAGACCATCGATAGGGGTCTGTTTGTGCCTCCGGGTGGTTCTCCCTATTTTGATAGCCCAATGGCAATTGGCTACAATGCAACCATATCTGCGCCTCACATGCATGCTGCTTGCCTGGAGCTCCTGGAGGATCATCTGCAGGCTGGTATGCGGGCTCTGGATGTTGGATCAG GCACTGGGTACCTAACAGCTTGCTTTGCACTTATGGTTGGACCGGGAGGACGAGCAGTTGGTGTTGAACACATACCAGAGTTGGTTGCTTCTTCTACTGAAAACATCAAGAAAAGTTCAGCAGCCCCACAGCTGAATGATGGATCCCTCAGTATTCATATTGCTG ATGGTAGGGAAGGCTGGCCCGAGCTTGCACCATATGACTGCATCCATGTCGGAGCTGCAGCACCGCAGATTCCAGAGGCGCTAATCGAGCAGCTGAAGCCTGGTGGCAGAATGGTGATCCCGGTTGGGACCATCTTCCAGGAGCTGAAGGTGGTTGACAAGAAGCAAGATGGCGGTGTCAGCATAAGAGATGAGACGTCTGTGCGCTATGTGCCTCTCACCAGCAAGGATGCCCAGTTGCACTCAAATTGA